The Rubidibacter lacunae KORDI 51-2 sequence GGTCGGGATCGAAACCAGCAGGGCGACCGTCCATAAAGCTGTAGGTGATTGCTGCAGAGCCGCCGAAACCACTGCTGTTTCCGACGCTCCCGCCGGTATTCCAGTGACATCCGTTCTTGTGGAGCAGGGCTTTGACGTGGTTAGCAATCATGGTTTTGCTACTGGTTGGTAGGGACTGAGCGAGGGCAGACTGCAAACGACAAATGGCATAGATTCAGAGGCTTTTTGAAAAGTCGAGTTGCGCGACATCGGGCATATGCATCGGGGCGAGGGAATAGGACTGTGGGGGAATTTCTACAAGTTGCTCGGGGTACCCTGATACTCGGCTGTACTCTTGCCAAACAGCCTCTCAAACGCTGGAGACGTTTTAGACTCATCGCGTCTTTCTAAATTTTGTCGTGCTGCTTGGGATTCAATATATGAAGTTCCAGTGTCGCAAACTTGCAAGATCCTGACGAGGATCGCGATCGCAAATTGGCTTGATTTCTTCCCACGTCGGTAGTAGTTCGTGTCTTAATAAGAGCACGATCTCACTCCTACAGATAAGTGACACATGACAGCTAGCGAGATCGCCCAAATCACTCTGCGCAGGTTGCGTCGCAGTGAGATGAATGTAGAGAGAGAAAAGATCGGTTGCTCGGGGAGGTGCAAAGTTCAACACCTTGCCAGAACTGATATCCAGTCGCTCTCTCGATCGCAGACAGTCCAGGTTGCTTCATGGGTAACAGTTGGTAAGAGATCCGATCGCTCGCACCCTCAACAAGCGATCGCATTACAGTGCGATCGCCGAGCGCAGTTCGTCCGATCGCGATCGCTTGCAGTTGGGTCTCAGGCAAGCGTTGGTGGGGTGCCAAACCGCAAATTTCCACTATTGTTCCAAACGTGGATGCAGAGCGATCGCGACCCGGGACAGTCACAGCTCGACATCGTTGGGCTAGCGGCAAAACACCCGGCGCAGCACCAACAAGTTTCGGGAGTTTGTCGCCACCAACGACAAAACCCAGTTCTCCGCGCAGGACGTGCGTGCGATGAGCGCTGGAACATTAAGGTCTTTCACCGGGAAGTGAAGCCGGTATTTGACATCGAGCGGGATCGTTACCGCAAGAATCGCAGCCAGCACAATCCCATCGCCTTCGCCCTGCTGGTGAGGGTTCTGTTCCTGGAGATTGCCTATCGCACTGGGCAAACAGTCGATCGGCTGAAGCAAGGTTTGCTGAAGGACTTCCTGCTCGAGCTACTTAAACGACCATCAACCGCTCTGGCTGTTGCGTCAGTCCCGAAATAGTTTCAATATTCTGAATCACGCCACTATGTTGACCACGCCCGAGCTGGGTGCAATCACCCCTCGCGAGCAAAAAGCCTCCGACCGTGAAGTCGGAGGCTGGAAGCGAAGCTGAAACAGCACCGAGATGGGCAGCCGTCTCTACTCCGATTACACCGTCGTAAAGTAATCAGCCGTCAGGGCAAGTGCCGTCGTATCTTCCACGACCCCGATCAAATCGCTGCCTTGGAAAATCGCCGTATCTAGAGCTGATCCTCCCCCGTAGTTGAGGTTTTTAACGAGGTTGTAATCGCTGAAATTGCCATGGATCTGGATCGTGTCTTCGATGGCGAGAGAATCGCCGGTGAAGTCAGTGATGCTGGCGTGCCCGGACCCCAGGTAGAACACGCTGCTAAGATTGCCCAGCACGAACGTATCGGTGCCAGCGCCGCCGGTGAGCTTGTCGAACTGGGAACTGCTGCCGCCGAAGCCAACTAGCGTATCGTCCCCGGCGCCGCCACTCAGCGCGTCGCTGCCCTGTCCGCCATATAGCCGGTCGTTGCCGTCTTTACCGTACAGGAAGTCGTCGCCGATCCCACCGTAAAGGGAGTCGTTGCCGTCCTGACCGTGGAGGCGGTCGTTGCCGTCCTCACCGGATAGGACGTCGTTGCCGGTCCCGCCCCACAGTACGTCGTTGCCGTCCTTACCGTACAAAAAGTCGTTGCCGTTCTCGCCGTAAAGGAAGTCGTTGCCGCCCTGACCGTAGAGGCGGTCGTCGCCGTTACCTCCGTACAGTCGGTCTTCGCCGTTCCCGCCGTAAAGGGTGTCGTTGTCGTCCTCACCGTTAAGGTAGTCGTTGCCGCCCTGACCGTACAGGAAGTCGTTGCCTTTCCAGCCGTAAAGGGTGTCGTTTCCTTCCTCGCCGTATAGTACGTCGTTGCCGAGCCCGCCGGCAAGGCGGTCATCGCCGTTCTCACCGTATAGGGTGTCGTTGCCGTCCTCGCCGTAAAGGGTATCGTTGCCGTTCCCGCCGGCTAGGCGGTCATCGCCGCTCCCGCCGAGCAGGTAGTCATTGCCGTCATGACCGTAGAGAAAGTCGTTGCCGTCATTACCGTACAGGAAGTCATTGCCGTCCTCGCCGTAGAGGCGGTCGTCGCCGCTCCCTCCGGATAAGCTGTCCATTCCGGTCCCGCCGTACAGAAAGTCGTTGCCGCTCTGACCGTACAAGGAGTCGTTGCCGCTCTGACCGGAGAGGAAGTCGGTGCCGTCCTGACCAAAGAGGCGGTCGTCGCCGTCCTCGCCGTAGAGGCTGTCGTTGCCGCCCATTCCGTATAAGCGATCGTTGCCAGCACCGCTACGAATTATGTTCCGAGCAGCATTTCCGATGACGGTATCGATGCCATTGCCCGTGTAGATGTTCTCGAAGTTGGCAATGACCTCGTCGTAGTATCCTTGGAAGCTGGCAACTTCGGTCGTCAGGTTGTAAGTGCCGCCACCGTTCCAGTGACGGTAATCGACCGTATCGTTTCCTGCGCCGCCGTCCAGGTGGTCCTTGCCGCTATCGCCAGATAGATAGTCGTTGCCATTCCCGCCGTACAGGAAGTCTTCACCGTTCCCGCCGGAAAGGCGGTCGTGGTCGTTCCAGCCATACAGTCGGTCGTTGCCATTCCCGCCGGAGAGGTAGTCGTTGCCATTCCCGCCGGAGAGGTAGTCGTTCCCGTCTTGCCCGTATAGGGAGTCCTGGCCATCCTGCCCGTATAGTCCATCGTCCCCGCTCCCGCCGGAGAGGTAGTCGTTGCCGCTCCCGCCGAACAAGTAGTCGTTGCCATCCTCGCCGTACAGGGAGTCGTTGCCGCCCCAACCGTAGAGGCGATCGTTGCCAGCACCGGCACGAATTACATTACGTGCAGCATTTCCGTAGATGGTATCGTTGCCGTCGCCGGTGTAGATGTTCTCGAAGTTGGCAATGACCTCGTCGTAGTACCCCGGGAAGCTGGCAACTTGGGTCGTCAAGTTGTAGGTGCCGCCCCCGTTCCAGTGACGGTAAGTGACCGTATCGATGCCTAATCCGCCGTCTAGGCGGTCCTTGCCGTCCCCGCCAGACAGGTAGTCGTTGCCGCTCCCACCATACAGGGTGTCGTCGCCGTACCCGCCGGACAAGTAGTCATTGCCGTTCCCGCCGGACAGGTAGTCATTGCCATTCCCGCCATACAGAGTGTCATTACCGTCTTGACCGAACTGGGTGTCGTTACCGCCTAGTCCGTACAGGCGATCGTTACCAGCGCGGCCGAGAATGAAATTACGAACAGAATTTCCGTAGATGATATCGTTACCGGACCCGCCGTAGGCGTTTTCGATGGTGACGTTGAAGGCGATCGCCAGGTTGTCTTTGGCATTCCCCCCAGCGTAAGAGCCGATGCTGCTGAAGGCACCTGGGTTCAGGTTGATGACGACATCTCGGGTTTGATTGCTGGCGCTGATGGTGTCGGTACCGCCGCCATCCCAAATCGTTTCCAAAAATGTCTCGTTTGTCGCCCAAGAATAGGTGGTATTGCCCGCCCGCGTGCTCGTGTTGGCACCGTAAAGAGTTTGCAGTGCGGCGATGTCGTAGAGCATCAGGGTGCTGGGCTCGACGCCCGGCATGTCGGGATGGCCTTTGTAGGACATGACCGTGTACTTGTTGCTGTCTTGCCATACGGACAGCACTTGACCGTCGATCCCCTTGTTTCTATTTTCTTGCGAGGTCGTATAGGTTCCGCTGGAGTTCAACCCCATCGTGACGTCGTTAAACCCGGCGGCAGCGTGTCCGAGTTCGTGGAGCAAAGTGCCATATCCCCACGAACCTTGGCTGAAGTTCGTGCTGTCGCGATCGATCACGATGAAAGAACCGCTGCTATTCGGACGTGTTGCCAAACCGCCGGCTCCTTCGTGAGATTCGATGACACCATCGCCATCCCAGTCGTAGAAGGTTTGGGCATAGCCCCAGTCGATGTCGCCGCCAGATGTAACTTCAGTAAAGGTGATATTTGCGATTTCCTCATACTGGTCCATCGCATGTTGGATCCAGTATTTTTGAGTGGCGGAGAAATCGGCGAAGTCTTGATACTGGTCGGGATCGAAACCAGCAGGGCGACCGTCCATAAAGCTGTAGGTGATTGCTGCCGAGCCGCCCAAACCACTGCTGTTTCCGACGCTGCCACCGGTATTCCAGTGATTTCCGTTCTTGTGGAGTAGAGCTTTAACGTAGTTGGTAATCATTGTTTTGCTCCTGTTTACAAGGGTCTGAACGAAGGAAGACTGCACACGACAAATGGCAAAGAGTTTGAAGCTTGAGTCACTTTAGACCCATCGCATCTTTCTATATTCTTGTCGTATTGCTTGGGATTCAACTCACATCATTAGTGTCGCAAGCTCGCAAGATTCTGACGAGGATCGCGGTCTCACATTGGTTTGATTTCTTCTTACGTCGGGAGCAATTTGTGTCTTGTTTTTGACCCGATCGGGCTCTTATAGATGAGTGACACAGGGCAGCTTGCGATCGCCCATATCATTCAGTTCCGGTCGCGTTGCAGTTTGGATGAATTTCGAAGGCGAACAAATCTTTTGCGCAGGGAGGTGCAAAATTCAAACCCCTGCCAGCACTCATGTCCAGACGCTCGTCCGATCCCAAGCAGTCCGGTTTGCTTCGCGGGTAACAAGGGGTGCGAGATCCAAGCGTTCGCACCCTCAACAAGCGATCGCATGACAGCGCGATCGCCGAGCGCAGTTCGTCCGATCGCGATCGCTTGCAGTTGGGTCTCAGGCAGGCCCTGGTGGGGTGCCGTTCAGCAAATTTGCCAGTATTGTGCCAAGCGAGGTTTCAGAGCGATCGCGACCCGGGACAGTCACGGCTCGGCAACGGTATGCAAGCGGTAAAACACTCAGTGAAGCACCATCAAGTTTCGGGAGTTCATCGCCATCAACTACAAAGCCCAATTGGCCGCGTAGGACATGCGAGCGGTCTTTGCTGGAAAATTGAGGAGTTCCCGGGAAGTGAAGCTGAAAAGGGCATCGAGCGCTTTCAGTGCTACGAGGGGCGCATCCAGCTCAATCCCATTGCTTGCGGTTTAATGGTGTGTGCTATTGCAGTAGATGGCGTATCGTAACGGGAACATGGTAGTTCGGCTCAAGCAAGGTTTGCTGTCGGACTTCCTGCTCGACCAACTCAAACGACTATCAATCGCTCTGGCTTTTGCATCAGTCCTGAAAAACTGGCGATTTTCTGAAGCACGCCGTCAAGTTGACCATGCCCGAGCTGGATGCAATCTTCACTTGCGTGCAAAAA is a genomic window containing:
- a CDS encoding M10 family metallopeptidase C-terminal domain-containing protein — translated: MITNYVKALLHKNGNHWNTGGSVGNSSGLGGSAAITYSFMDGRPAGFDPDQYQDFADFSATQKYWIQHAMDQYEEIANITFTEVTSGGDIDWGYAQTFYDWDGDGVIESHEGAGGLATRPNSSGSFIVIDRDSTNFSQGSWGYGTLLHELGHAAAGFNDVTMGLNSSGTYTTSQENRNKGIDGQVLSVWQDSNKYTVMSYKGHPDMPGVEPSTLMLYDIAALQTLYGANTSTRAGNTTYSWATNETFLETIWDGGGTDTISASNQTRDVVINLNPGAFSSIGSYAGGNAKDNLAIAFNVTIENAYGGSGNDIIYGNSVRNFILGRAGNDRLYGLGGNDTQFGQDGNDTLYGGNGNDYLSGGNGNDYLSGGYGDDTLYGGSGNDYLSGGDGKDRLDGGLGIDTVTYRHWNGGGTYNLTTQVASFPGYYDEVIANFENIYTGDGNDTIYGNAARNVIRAGAGNDRLYGWGGNDSLYGEDGNDYLFGGSGNDYLSGGSGDDGLYGQDGQDSLYGQDGNDYLSGGNGNDYLSGGNGNDRLYGWNDHDRLSGGNGEDFLYGGNGNDYLSGDSGKDHLDGGAGNDTVDYRHWNGGGTYNLTTEVASFQGYYDEVIANFENIYTGNGIDTVIGNAARNIIRSGAGNDRLYGMGGNDSLYGEDGDDRLFGQDGTDFLSGQSGNDSLYGQSGNDFLYGGTGMDSLSGGSGDDRLYGEDGNDFLYGNDGNDFLYGHDGNDYLLGGSGDDRLAGGNGNDTLYGEDGNDTLYGENGDDRLAGGLGNDVLYGEEGNDTLYGWKGNDFLYGQGGNDYLNGEDDNDTLYGGNGEDRLYGGNGDDRLYGQGGNDFLYGENGNDFLYGKDGNDVLWGGTGNDVLSGEDGNDRLHGQDGNDSLYGGIGDDFLYGKDGNDRLYGGQGSDALSGGAGDDTLVGFGGSSSQFDKLTGGAGTDTFVLGNLSSVFYLGSGHASITDFTGDSLAIEDTIQIHGNFSDYNLVKNLNYGGGSALDTAIFQGSDLIGVVEDTTALALTADYFTTV